The proteins below come from a single Mucilaginibacter mali genomic window:
- the rpe gene encoding ribulose-phosphate 3-epimerase, giving the protein MTNDHKVAPSILAADFANLQRDIEMINASAADWIHVDIMDGVFVPNISFGFPVMKAVKQHAKKPLDVHLMITDPDRYLADFKNAGADHITVHYEACTHLHRTIHAIKDLGCVAGVALNPHTPVALLDDIIADVDLVLIMSVNPGFGGQSFIENTYKKIKELKALSAERNPNLFIEIDGGVSLQNSAKLLEAGANALVAGNFVFSSKDQIATIAELKK; this is encoded by the coding sequence ATGACTAATGACCACAAAGTAGCTCCATCTATATTAGCAGCCGATTTTGCCAACCTGCAACGCGATATTGAAATGATAAACGCCAGCGCTGCCGACTGGATACATGTGGACATTATGGACGGGGTATTTGTGCCAAACATCTCGTTCGGTTTCCCGGTGATGAAGGCTGTTAAGCAGCACGCCAAAAAACCGCTGGATGTGCACCTGATGATTACTGATCCCGACCGCTACCTGGCCGATTTTAAAAATGCCGGCGCCGATCATATCACCGTACATTACGAAGCCTGCACCCACCTGCACCGTACTATCCATGCTATAAAAGATCTTGGCTGCGTGGCGGGCGTTGCGCTTAACCCGCATACCCCGGTGGCCCTGCTGGATGATATTATTGCCGATGTTGACCTGGTGCTGATCATGTCGGTAAATCCCGGCTTCGGCGGGCAAAGTTTTATTGAGAATACTTACAAAAAAATAAAGGAACTAAAAGCGCTTTCTGCCGAACGCAACCCAAATTTGTTCATCGAGATAGATGGCGGTGTATCGCTGCAAAACTCGGCCAAATTGTTGGAAGCAGGCGCTAACGCGTTGGTGGCGGGGAATTTTGTATTTAGTTCGAAGGATCAGATTGCGACTATCGCTGAGTTGAAGAAATAA
- a CDS encoding S9 family peptidase: MRKLYFLLCAAACGLTVRAQSPAAPAATPAQAKGNYLLASRFSPKKISKMVFSTSVDPHWLKLSNRFWYSYESGAGRQWYIVDPAFKTKKAIFDNAKLAAAITLIVKDPFDAQHLPIENLKFTKDEKSVQFELKSTVDQVKKDRKDKKAADSLEKKTFYFTYDMQTEKVTELKNYEKVKPKPAWASIAPDSSAIVFSRKYNLYWMDKANYKKALKNEDDSTIVEHQLTKDGVENYAYGGSGNETNVEREKNAKKRKPAGVLWSPDAKHFAMNRTDMRKVKDFWVINSIAEPRPTLETYKYQMPGEKEAPIEEILLFDFEAKTYKKLAVASFKDQDVSMWSAPVLQKSRDDEFRPSLWLGDNDKFYFYRTGRDLKKIDVCSVDIKTSAVKVLIEERMNTYVEIARPWLINGGKELIHWSERDGWAHFYLFDGDGKLKNQITTGSFHCDEVVNVDEKSRTMYFTAAGREAGENPYYTHLYSIHFDGSGLKLLNSGNFTHTASMSDDAKYFVGNFSRVNAAPKSVLYDNNGTKIMDLETTDLSQLMAAGYKFPEPFKVKADDGITDLFGVMYKPYDFDPAKKYPIIEYVYPGPQTEAVNTAFSRGMDYTDRLAQMGFIVISVGNRGGNPERSKWYHNYGYGNLRDYGLADKKAAVEQLADKYPFIDITRVGITGHSGGGFMSTAALLVYPDFYKAAVSESGNHDNSIYNRWWSEKHHGVKEIITAKGDTTFTYTIDKNQDLAKNLKGHLMLSTGDIDNNVSPSNTIRVINALIKANKRFDFVLLPGQRHAYGDMTEYFFWQKADYFCKWLLGDFSQPVDILEMTREVEMTNKRPGGGTSPDEN, from the coding sequence ATGAGGAAACTTTACTTTTTATTATGCGCCGCGGCTTGTGGCTTAACCGTCCGTGCGCAAAGTCCGGCAGCGCCAGCCGCGACACCGGCCCAGGCAAAAGGCAATTACCTGCTGGCCTCGCGTTTCTCGCCGAAAAAGATCAGCAAAATGGTGTTCAGCACTTCGGTCGACCCGCATTGGCTCAAGCTATCGAACCGGTTTTGGTACAGCTACGAGAGTGGTGCCGGCCGCCAGTGGTACATTGTAGACCCTGCTTTTAAAACTAAGAAGGCCATTTTTGATAACGCAAAACTGGCGGCGGCCATCACCCTGATCGTAAAAGACCCTTTCGATGCGCAGCATTTGCCGATAGAGAACCTGAAGTTCACCAAGGATGAAAAGAGCGTACAGTTCGAACTGAAAAGCACTGTAGACCAGGTAAAAAAGGACCGTAAGGATAAAAAGGCCGCCGACTCGCTGGAGAAGAAAACTTTTTACTTCACCTACGATATGCAAACCGAAAAGGTGACCGAGTTGAAGAATTACGAAAAGGTAAAACCAAAACCAGCCTGGGCTTCGATAGCGCCCGATAGTTCGGCCATTGTGTTTTCGCGCAAGTATAATTTATATTGGATGGATAAGGCCAATTACAAAAAAGCGCTGAAGAACGAAGACGATAGCACCATTGTAGAGCACCAGTTAACCAAGGATGGCGTAGAGAACTACGCCTACGGCGGATCGGGTAACGAGACCAATGTAGAGCGCGAGAAGAACGCCAAAAAGCGTAAGCCGGCGGGGGTGCTATGGTCGCCGGACGCGAAGCATTTTGCCATGAACCGCACCGATATGCGCAAGGTGAAAGATTTTTGGGTGATCAACAGCATAGCCGAACCACGCCCAACTTTAGAGACCTATAAATACCAGATGCCGGGCGAAAAAGAAGCCCCGATAGAAGAGATCCTGTTGTTTGATTTTGAGGCCAAGACCTATAAAAAACTGGCTGTAGCATCATTTAAAGACCAGGATGTATCGATGTGGTCGGCACCAGTATTGCAAAAAAGCAGGGACGATGAGTTCCGCCCCTCGCTGTGGTTGGGTGATAATGATAAGTTCTACTTCTACCGCACCGGCCGCGATCTGAAAAAGATAGACGTATGTAGCGTAGATATCAAGACCAGCGCTGTAAAAGTGCTGATAGAAGAACGTATGAATACCTACGTAGAGATAGCCCGCCCGTGGCTGATCAACGGTGGCAAGGAGCTGATCCATTGGTCGGAACGAGACGGCTGGGCGCATTTTTACCTTTTTGATGGCGACGGTAAGCTAAAGAACCAGATCACCACCGGATCATTCCACTGCGATGAGGTGGTAAACGTGGACGAGAAGAGCCGCACCATGTACTTCACCGCTGCCGGTCGCGAGGCGGGCGAGAACCCATACTACACTCACCTGTACAGCATCCATTTTGATGGCAGCGGATTAAAATTACTGAACAGTGGTAACTTTACCCATACCGCCAGCATGAGCGACGATGCCAAATACTTTGTGGGCAACTTTAGTCGTGTTAACGCCGCGCCAAAATCGGTATTGTATGATAACAACGGCACTAAGATAATGGACCTGGAAACTACCGACCTGAGCCAGCTGATGGCCGCGGGCTACAAATTCCCCGAGCCGTTCAAGGTTAAGGCTGATGACGGCATTACCGATCTGTTCGGTGTAATGTACAAGCCGTACGATTTCGACCCGGCTAAAAAGTATCCGATCATTGAGTACGTATATCCTGGTCCGCAAACCGAGGCCGTGAATACCGCCTTTAGCCGGGGTATGGATTATACCGACCGCCTGGCGCAAATGGGCTTTATTGTGATATCGGTAGGTAACCGTGGCGGTAACCCCGAACGCTCTAAATGGTACCATAACTATGGCTACGGCAACCTGCGCGATTATGGCCTGGCCGATAAAAAAGCTGCCGTTGAGCAGCTGGCCGATAAATATCCTTTTATTGATATTACCCGTGTAGGTATTACCGGTCACTCGGGTGGCGGCTTTATGTCTACCGCGGCATTGCTGGTTTACCCTGACTTTTACAAGGCCGCGGTATCCGAATCGGGCAACCACGATAACAGCATTTATAACCGTTGGTGGAGTGAGAAACACCATGGCGTGAAAGAGATCATCACCGCTAAGGGCGATACCACATTCACTTATACTATTGATAAGAACCAGGACCTGGCCAAGAACCTGAAAGGCCACCTGATGCTATCGACAGGGGATATCGATAATAACGTAAGCCCGTCGAATACCATCCGTGTCATCAACGCGCTGATCAAAGCCAACAAACGTTTTGATTTTGTATTGCTGCCCGGCCAGCGCCATGCTTACGGCGATATGACCGAATATTTCTTCTGGCAAAAAGCCGATTATTTTTGCAAATGGCTGCTGGGCGATTTTTCTCAACCCGTAGATATTTTGGAAATGACCCGTGAGGTAGAGATGACCAATAAGCGCCCCGGTGGTGGAACAAGCCCGGATGAAAATTAA